A portion of the Gossypium arboreum isolate Shixiya-1 chromosome 8, ASM2569848v2, whole genome shotgun sequence genome contains these proteins:
- the LOC108468162 gene encoding ACT domain-containing protein ACR8-like has product MEWHACLDEYEKLVIRMSTPRVVIDNAVCPTATLVKVDSARRHGILLDAVQVLTDLNLSIKKAYISSDGQWFMDVFHVTDLNGNKLTDESVISYIEQSLETTDPDRSHEFDGLTALELTGTDRVGLLSEVFAVLADLQCNVVDAKVWTHNGRIASLIYVKDCNSGSPIEDSQQIDRIEARLRNVLKGDNDIRSAKTSVSMAVTHTERRLHQMMFADRDYDRKPILQHKADLPVVTVQNWVERGYSVVNVQCKDRTKLLFDVVCTLTDMQYVVFHATINTTGDKAYQEFYIRHSDGTPISSEPERQRVIQCLQAAVGRRAYEGVRLELCTVDRQALLADVTRTFRENGLNVTRAEISTTRDVALNVFYVTDAIGNLADPKTIEAVRQKIGLGKLKVKELPLVYQEKAEREEQAVGVGGTVLLSLGSIVRRNLYNLGLIKSYS; this is encoded by the exons ATGGAGTGGCATGCTTGTCTTGATGAATATGAGAAGCTTGTGATAAGGATGAGTACTCCCAG AGTGGTCATTGACAATGCCGTTTGCCCCACTGCAACTCTTGTCAAG GTTGACAGTGCTAGAAGACACGGGATTTTGCTAGACGCTGTTCAAGTTTTAACAGATCTGAACCTTTCAATTAAGAAGGCTTACATTTCATCTGATGGCCAATGGTTCATGGATG TTTTCCATGTGACTGATTTAAACGGAAACAAATTAACTGACGAAAGCGTTATTAGTTACATCGAGCAG TCCCTTGAGACCACTGATCCTGATAGAAGCCATGAGTTTGATGGTTTAACTGCATTGGAATTGACTGGAACCGATAGAGTTGGTCTTTTATCGGAAGTATTTGCAGTTTTAGCTGATCTACAATGCAATGTGGTCGATGCTAAAGTATGGACTCACAATGGTCGAATCGCTTCTTTGATTTATGTGAAAGATTGCAATTCAGGGTCTCCAATCGAGGACTCGCAACAGATTGACAGAATCGAAGCACGTTTAAGGAATGTTTTGAAAGGTGACAATGATATTCGTAGCGCAAAGACTTCGGTTTCTATGGCTGTAACCCACACCGAAAGAAGGTTACATCAAATGATGTTTGCAGATCGTGACTATGATAGAAAGCCTATTTTGCAACATAAGGCAGATTTACCTGTGGTCACCGTGCAAAATTGGGTCGAAAGGGGTTATTCAGTTGTGAATGTTCAGTGCAAGGATCGAACcaagcttctctttgatgttgtTTGCACATTAACAGATATGCAATATGTTGTGTTTCATGCAACTATCAACACAACTGGGGATAAAGCATATCAGGAATTCTATATTAGGCACTCGGACGGAACCCCAATTAGCTCAGAACCTGAAAGACAACGCGTAATCCAATGCTTGCAAGCTGCAGTTGGAAGGAGAGCATATGAG GGTGTAAGGCTGGAGTTATGCACAGTAGATAGGCAGGCTCTATTAGCAGATGTGACCCGAACGTTTAGAGAGAACGGTCTTAACGTAACAAGAGCCGAAATATCAACCACGAGGGACGTGGCTCTAAACGTTTTCTACGTAACCGATGCAATCGGGAACCTAGCTGATCCAAAAACCATTGAAGCCGTAAGACAAAAGATAGGTTTGGGAAagttaaaggtaaaggaattgccATTGGTATATCAAGAAAAGGCAGAAAGGGAGGAGCAAGCAGTAGGAGTTGGTGGGACAGTGTTGTTATCACTTGGGAGCATAGTGAGAAGGAATCTCTACAATTTGGGGTTGATTAAATCTTACTCTTGA